A DNA window from Grus americana isolate bGruAme1 chromosome 27, bGruAme1.mat, whole genome shotgun sequence contains the following coding sequences:
- the LIN37 gene encoding protein lin-37 homolog isoform X1, which translates to MLAVKVKVEKPDLEAASARSRLDAVLQGLLERSQGPREQMEEEAGKAPGDAHSNPPPCCREASPSAPGKRPSGRFSQQRRKKRREAEEGLPDPAQQRHNTYVIKLFDRSVELGQFPEGTPLYPVCRAWMRNCPTARGGGAAPQLPQHPTAPPRPEGAAGHAGKGEDIYELPPPAPPGPPRIPSPLGPEEGAPPPDQLPDPAPSMSSLIYKNMERWKRVRQRWQEAGQRQQQRYGPSLRLLRLIYERQ; encoded by the exons ATGCTGGCGGTGAAGGTGAAGGTGGAGAAGCCGG ACCTGGAAGCCGCCTCAGCCCGCAGCCGCCTGGACGCCGTcctgcaggggctgctggaaCGCAGCCAGGGCCCGCG ggagcagaTGGAGGAAGAGGCGGGAAAGGCGCCCGGAGACGCCCACAGCAa cccccctcctTGTTGCAGGGAGGCGTCGCCCAGCGCCCCGGGCAAGAG gcCCTCGGGTCGGTTCTCGCAGCAgcggaggaagaagaggagggaagcGGAGGAGGGGCTGCCTGACCCTGCCCAGCAGCGGCACA ATACCTACGTGATCAAACTCTTTGACCGGAGCGTGGAGCTGGGGCAGTTTCCCGAGGGGACCCCCCTGTACCCCGTCTGTCGCGCCTGGATGCGCAACTGCCCCacggcgcggggcgggggggcggccccCCAACTCCCCCAACACCCCACGGCGCCGCCGCGCCCCGAG GGCGCCGCAGGGCAtgctgggaagggggaggacATCTAcgagctgcccccccccgcccccccggggccgccccgcatCCCCTCCCCCCTCGGCCCTGAGGAGGGGGCCCCTCCCCCCGACCAG CTGCCCGACCCCGCCCCGTCGATGTCATCGCTGATCTACAAGAACATGGAGCGCTGGAAGCGCGTGCGGCAGCG GTGGCAGGAGGcggggcagcggcagcagcagcgctaCGGGCCCAGCCTGCGCCTCCTGCGCCTCATCTACGAGCGCCAGTAG
- the LIN37 gene encoding protein lin-37 homolog isoform X2 gives MLAVKVKVEKPDLEAASARSRLDAVLQGLLERSQGPREQMEEEAGKAPGDAHSKEASPSAPGKRPSGRFSQQRRKKRREAEEGLPDPAQQRHNTYVIKLFDRSVELGQFPEGTPLYPVCRAWMRNCPTARGGGAAPQLPQHPTAPPRPEGAAGHAGKGEDIYELPPPAPPGPPRIPSPLGPEEGAPPPDQLPDPAPSMSSLIYKNMERWKRVRQRWQEAGQRQQQRYGPSLRLLRLIYERQ, from the exons ATGCTGGCGGTGAAGGTGAAGGTGGAGAAGCCGG ACCTGGAAGCCGCCTCAGCCCGCAGCCGCCTGGACGCCGTcctgcaggggctgctggaaCGCAGCCAGGGCCCGCG ggagcagaTGGAGGAAGAGGCGGGAAAGGCGCCCGGAGACGCCCACAGCAa GGAGGCGTCGCCCAGCGCCCCGGGCAAGAG gcCCTCGGGTCGGTTCTCGCAGCAgcggaggaagaagaggagggaagcGGAGGAGGGGCTGCCTGACCCTGCCCAGCAGCGGCACA ATACCTACGTGATCAAACTCTTTGACCGGAGCGTGGAGCTGGGGCAGTTTCCCGAGGGGACCCCCCTGTACCCCGTCTGTCGCGCCTGGATGCGCAACTGCCCCacggcgcggggcgggggggcggccccCCAACTCCCCCAACACCCCACGGCGCCGCCGCGCCCCGAG GGCGCCGCAGGGCAtgctgggaagggggaggacATCTAcgagctgcccccccccgcccccccggggccgccccgcatCCCCTCCCCCCTCGGCCCTGAGGAGGGGGCCCCTCCCCCCGACCAG CTGCCCGACCCCGCCCCGTCGATGTCATCGCTGATCTACAAGAACATGGAGCGCTGGAAGCGCGTGCGGCAGCG GTGGCAGGAGGcggggcagcggcagcagcagcgctaCGGGCCCAGCCTGCGCCTCCTGCGCCTCATCTACGAGCGCCAGTAG
- the LIN37 gene encoding protein lin-37 homolog isoform X3, giving the protein MLAVKVKVEKPDLEAASARSRLDAVLQGLLERSQGPREQMEEEAGKAPGDAHSNPPPCCREASPSAPGKRPSGRFSQQRRKKRREAEEGLPDPAQQRHNTYVIKLFDRSVELGQFPEGTPLYPVCRAWMRNCPTARGGGAAPQLPQHPTAPPRPELPDPAPSMSSLIYKNMERWKRVRQRWQEAGQRQQQRYGPSLRLLRLIYERQ; this is encoded by the exons ATGCTGGCGGTGAAGGTGAAGGTGGAGAAGCCGG ACCTGGAAGCCGCCTCAGCCCGCAGCCGCCTGGACGCCGTcctgcaggggctgctggaaCGCAGCCAGGGCCCGCG ggagcagaTGGAGGAAGAGGCGGGAAAGGCGCCCGGAGACGCCCACAGCAa cccccctcctTGTTGCAGGGAGGCGTCGCCCAGCGCCCCGGGCAAGAG gcCCTCGGGTCGGTTCTCGCAGCAgcggaggaagaagaggagggaagcGGAGGAGGGGCTGCCTGACCCTGCCCAGCAGCGGCACA ATACCTACGTGATCAAACTCTTTGACCGGAGCGTGGAGCTGGGGCAGTTTCCCGAGGGGACCCCCCTGTACCCCGTCTGTCGCGCCTGGATGCGCAACTGCCCCacggcgcggggcgggggggcggccccCCAACTCCCCCAACACCCCACGGCGCCGCCGCGCCCCGAG CTGCCCGACCCCGCCCCGTCGATGTCATCGCTGATCTACAAGAACATGGAGCGCTGGAAGCGCGTGCGGCAGCG GTGGCAGGAGGcggggcagcggcagcagcagcgctaCGGGCCCAGCCTGCGCCTCCTGCGCCTCATCTACGAGCGCCAGTAG